A segment of the Psilocybe cubensis strain MGC-MH-2018 chromosome 5, whole genome shotgun sequence genome:
CCGTACACACAACCTCTTTTTCCATGTTCATCTTCACTGACTTTCCATTATACAGGTCTTCCAACGTCACTTCATGTGGTATTATGGAATCTTGGCCCGTGCCCCTTCGATTTCCTGGAGCATCCGGTCCGAAGTCGAATCCAAAAGATGGGTGACCACCAAAAAATTGGGCAAAAATGTCGGCAGCATCCATGTCAGGTCCTCCGCGACCACCTCTTGAGAGACCATCCTTTCCATGCATATCATATATTGAACGTTTTTCTTCGTCAACCAAGACTTCGTAACTAAATGAACAAATGTAAGTGATTggttgtcattgtcattgttaAGAACCACGCACGCGGCAGCCATCTCTTGAAATTTCTGTGCGGCATCTGGGTCATTGATATTTTTATCCTATAATGTGTTCGGGATTAACGTGGCTCGTCTTTTTCAAATAAACTTTGCGCACGGGATGATGTTCTATGGCCTACGAAGCAATGAATGAGTCTACTGAAACCAGATCAGTCCAACGAAATATGTATGCACCTTTTTTCGGTAAGCCTTTTTTATTTCCTCTGTAGCAAGGTCATGAGAGCATGCAAGGATTGTACGTCGAGATGTTAGGTTACCTGTGGTGGCCGTGAGCGAGACGCCGAGCAATTCATAAAATTCTGTTTCAATAGGCACTGTAAGATGTTGATTAGCGAAGGCAGGAGATGAGAAAACTACTATACGTActtttgggagattttcaTAAAACGTCCAGAAAGATGATAGGTGGAGAATGCAgaccagaagatgatgatgaacgAGCGGCAATGCTCTCGAAAGAGCTTGAGTGTAGACGCGCTTGATGGCAGCCTAAATCTGTGATCTCGGTCACGTTGCATTTTCAAATTTTGAAGCGGAGTTTTGAAAAACAAATTTCTCGTATAAGGGTCGCCATCGTTGTCCTCAACCATAAAGAGCGTGTTTCTTCAACGCGTGGTCGGTTTTTGCACGTACATTTTGTGAGTACCCAACTCTTATGCTTTTTACATGATGTTTTCAAACTATTATCTACATTGTCTGAATTGGCATTGCCAAACTTGACGATCCAATACTTCTgatattcatttctttcatTACCCTTCACGCGTTTTGGCGGAATGTCTAACCACATTTCGTTTATACAGACATGGCTTAGTGTGTTATAGCTGGGCTATATATTGACGCTTTCGGAGCCCACTGGCTTTCATTTCCCTTCCTCAACACTCCTAGCTGTTACCCGTCATTTGTTACGTTCTCCTCTATATCTTAAATATACGATGAACTTCTACTTCGAAGCTGCTAAGACACTGGATCGCATCGATGCCAAAGAGGGCTCTATCAAGGGTATTATTGCAACTTTGCCTGAGAAAGATAGGAAGAGGACTGCCGCTCTCGTGATCGAGACGCTGAAATGTGAGGTCTTCAAACGAATCACCCTTGAGATGTTACCAATGAGAAAGTATTTGTAGTCAAGGCTGTTCTCCTTGAAGTCATCGAAAAGGCAAAGCTCATGAAAGAAGAGCGGAAATTGACCTCCAAAAATCTCGCTCTTATTCTTGTACATGATTTGCTTCTGGCCCGTGGCATACAAGCTGGTGACGGGCCCCTAAAGCAAGCTGTATTGCGACATAAGACGCGGCTGCATGGAGAGTTTCAGAAGATCAAGATCAAACGAGGCGCGACCTCGAATGAACAGCTCGCCCATAACGGAGATGAAAGAGCAGGTAACCTAAACCCTTCACAGAGGCAGAGCTAAACATTCACATTGCTCGTAGCTCTTATACCTCGTTATGTTCGTGTTAATACAGGGCTGGGCACTTTGGAagaagctattcaatccCTAAAATCTCGAGGCTTCGAACTTTCCGATCCTTTTTCATCCAAGTAGGTTGTTTGCCATAAACTTTGTCTATCTATTTACATCCGTGTGCTCCTAGGAAAGGTTTCTCGAAAGATGCCCATGTACCAAATTTACTCTTATTTCATCCCAGCACTACATTTCAAACCGATCCTCTGTATACAAGCGGAAAAATCATCCTTCAGGATAAAGCATCGTGTTTTCCAGCACTTGTTCTATCGCCGCCGGCAACCGAAGAAAGTGTTGTGATCGACGCCACTGCAGCGCCGGGCAATAAAACATCACACTTGAGTGCCCTTATGAAAAACAGAGGGAAGGTCTGTGTACCTCGCCGTGACAAGCTTCTACAGATCATTAAATTAAACCTTTTCCTGCAGTTGTTCGCTTTTGAAAGGGATCGAAAACGTTTCACAACCCTCAAAATGATGCTTTCTAAAGCTGGGTGTTCGAATGCTTTGCCGATCAACGCAGACTTCTTAACGACCGACCCTCAAGACCCTCAATTCTCCAATGTCACTCACATGTGAGAAGTATTTATGTTATCAGGAAATAGGGCGCACTAAATAGGGCATAATTCGTAGTCTATTAGATCCTTCTTGCAGTGGCTCTGGAATAGTCAATCGGTTGGACCACCTGATAGAAACAGGTGCATTTTTTGCCCGTTTCTCTGTCAATGTGAATTAAACCGATGTTTTCCCAGAAATTGAGAACGACGCGGACAAAGAAGAACGTCTAGATAAATTAGCTGCTTTCCAGCTGATGATGATTAAGCACGCCATGAGGTGTAAGTCTCATGCGCTGCCTTTTAAATCTGGCTTTGAACCCTGTTTCTCATTCACATTTTCCCGGCACTATAGTTCCaaatgtcaaaaaaatcgTGTACTCGACATGTAGCATCCACGCCACTGAGAATGAACGTGTCGTTTGCAATGCCCTCGAGTCTGAAGAGGCCGTCGCTGGATCATTCCAATTAGCTCCTCAAACTGAGGTGTTGCCCACATGGCCCAGAAGAGGGTACCCTGAAGAAATGACTTCTTCTCCAGGTAATTCACAAGGACAGCCTTTGGTGTTTGCAAATACTCATGAAAATTGGTTTAGACCAAGCAAGTTCTCTCGTACGGTGTTTACCAGGGGAGGACGCCACCAATGGTTTTTTCGTATCTTGTTTTATTAAGGTTCAGGACACAACGAGCAAAAGGAAGCTTGATGCAGATGATGACGTCGAGGAAGTCTTAACACAAAAGGCGCataagaagaaaaagaaacgccGTAAAACGGCGAACAAGTCGGAATAGACAACTGTGATTTATCAATAACAATAAAATTGCAAGGTTTAGGCTACATGTATGACATCATAGAAAGAAAACGCAAGAATACAACATCGAAAgaaagagtttgcatctctATCTGGCGATGGCCCAAAAGTACGACAGAGACTTCAACGGTAAACCTGTTATGTCAGAAAAAATTCAGTGTTACTTGGCCGCTGTCAATAAAACAAACTAGTCGAAGGTATGGAGAGGTGATTATAGGTAACACGGTCAAAGGCGATGAAGCCGGCGCTAGCTAAAAGGTTGTTTAGAGGTATTTTAGTGCTACGAAGTTGTTAGAAGGTGAATGATCGGATATCCATAGCGGCGTCAGTGATCAATTGAATTACTGAGCATATTGGCCTTGATAGTACGGGGCATAGTTGGCGTAATCTTGAGGTTGCTGATAGCCACCTGCCGCATAACCAGCCCACTGCCCACCAGCCGCTCCCCCATAACCTCCAGGAGCACCGGTATACCCTCCTGCATATGCCTGAGGCGGGCGGAAACCTTGATTTTGCTGATTGTTAGCAGGTTGAATCCAAGATTCTGGTCTACGCCAAGGGGGAATGTTGGAACCACCAGCAGTGATATCGTGACCCATGCTGGGGGCGTCCCAAGGTGTCTTGCCGGGATCTCCAGGTCCTGCGTTTTCGCCTAATTCAGCCATCAAACTGGCATATTCAGAATCAAATCCAGTCCTGCTAAGAGCTTGTGAGGGTCCATTGATAGAAACAGCCTGGGCGTTAGGATCTTTGTTGACAGTACAATCACGAGCCATATGGCCAGCACTTCCGCAGACACGACAAATGATGTTAGCTGTAAAGTTTCGCTGTTCAGGACAATCGTATTTGCGATGGCCAACTCCACCGCAATTTTGACAAATTTGATTCTCATCATCGCGAAGAGTGCCGTTAAGGGCAGCTAGCTCTCGCAACTGGTTGCGTTTGTGATCATTCTGGCCTTCAGGTGTAGAGGCAGCCTGGTAGAACAGTGTGAATAAACGAGACAACACAAAATGATAAATAAGACGTACAGTTTCTATAACCTTGTTGATCATCTTGACACAAGCCGCGACTTTCTCTTCGGTGTCACCGAGGACAAGACAGTGAAGATCTTCCTCTGCATCGTCAGCATATTGGTCAGGACGGgcctttccttctttcacACTGCCTTTCCCGCGAATGCTGATCTTGGCACCACTCTCACGttccatcttcttcaaacTATTACCACGAGGTCCAACAAGCAAACCAAAGAAATTGATCTCTGGGAACTCTTTGACAGGGATATAAACTTTGTCAGAAGGGCGCTGCGAACGTTTTTGCTGGTGATACTCGACAGGCGGGCGGAAGTTGGGGTCGTTTTTCATAGCACGGTCAACAAGCTTGAtacgttcatcttccaacTTTTTGCGGTAACGGACTTCGCGAGTGTTAGTCCTTCGACCATGGGCATCATAGGTTGGGGGAGGGGAGGCTGACCTAAACAGAAATGTATCAATATATGCGGTAAAATAGAATGAAACTTGCACAATAGCTCACCTTTCCCGCTCAGGCGGAATAAAGTCATTCAACCTAAGTTTGCGATTGATTTCCTCCAATCGAAGATGGATGGCGTAGTTGTCAAGCTGTGCCTGAGATACACCAGCGGCAGAAATGGCAGTGGGAAGGCCGGGAATTTCGGTTTTGGCATCACCCCAGCGACTGCGCCGCTTTCGAGGAGCATTGGGGTCAACTAATGAAGGTGATGAGTAAGGTCAGACGGTTAGCATTTTGGTCAGCGTCAGTGAGACTCTGGATCAGGTCCATCCAAAACAAAGAATAAAGGTATGCATACAACCTCGATAAGTCGGCGGCGGATAATTGCACGATGTAACGAAGGCATACACGTCAGGCTGACGAATGTTATGTCTGCTTACCTTTAGGATCACCGTTTACTGGCGACTCGTCTCTTCCCCGCTTTCCGGGACTTTCATCCTGATTGTGGGATCTAGGATACACTGAAGGGGAAGGTTGAGCCAGCTGAGGAGCCGGCGCATCGTCGACGGGTGCAGGGCCAAACCGACGTCGAGAACCGAGGGGAACTAAAGAAAAGAATTTTTATTGAAATTGGCAACAATGGCGCATCAAAATCATGTATACTGACCATCATTTGTTCCAGTTATTTGGCGGGTGGCTGGTTTCCACATATTTTGGCAGTAATCAAGAAATAAGGATAAGAAAAGGGTAGATCGTTGGCGGTGAAGTAAGAGGAGGCCAGGACCATTGCTTGCCGCACTCCCAGCAAGCGTGCACATTTCCAACTCCGACGCTTATTCATCAATCACATCGTGACCGACTGGCAGCCGCTCTGGACTTCATTGATTCTAGTCCAACAACTGCTTCAAGAATTGTTCCCTACTTTGCTGTTCACGAATACTCGTTTCTCCAGTGTTATTTCACAGGTACTTCTGCCATTGAATAGCCTCGTGCCTTTTTCGGATCTTCTGTCATGTCTGTTGCACGGAATTATCATCTTGGGTTCATGTTCCTGTTGTTCTGCCAAACCGGCTCCATTCTAACTGCACCGACTGCCCGACCTTCGCCTGTTACCCAGCGCAGCTTTTAGAGCCTTCGGAACGATGTCCTACTAGCGTGGTATGACATCTTGCCCTGATGTTTGCAGCAGCCTGAAGGAATGAATTGAATGAACCTCTCCGCTCCGCACGGCCTGTGTGGGTGCAATTTTCCATTGCAGTGCAGGAAATGTCGGAAGACATTTCCTGCTGACCAGATGAAGCTTTCCATTCTACGTTTTAGCTTTCTAGTTGCTCCATGTCGTCTATTGGAGCTTTCTGCCACACCAATTTTACACGGCCACTTAAAAATTGCAGGATTGATACAATCTCTTTAGCTCTTAACCAGGAATTTAGCGCAGAAAAGTATATCCAAAGAACAGCTGGTCCCACATGCAATCACACGAGGAATTGCTCTCACCTTGTCGTTTCGTATTACGGGTAACCCCGTTCATTTACTTACTGGAGAAAATCGCATTCGACATCACCCTGTCACTAGTCCTACTCATGACATCTACGTTTTCTATTATTTTCGAGTTTTTCAGGTGCGTAAACAATGCCACTGCTACCCTGATCGTTCTACCTTAAGAAAGCTTCTAGAATGTGCTGCTTAAGCTCATACTACCGTAGGTCAGATTTAGAGATTCCCCACGCTTTTCATCGCTCACGAAATGATATCCACCTGTGATTTGTGAGTTCCCCGGCGGTCTTGGTGCTCGTGTACATATGTAACTTTTCAAGTTCCCCGTATACCCGGATATGCCAACGATTCTCCATCACACTCTTGAGACTAAAAAATGGGCCTCCGTCTTCATCGTTTCTATGTCAAAACGAGGAACCGACCAATAAAAATTTCTGCGTTGGCTGCTCTTTCTGTTATTATTGGTGGCAAGAGCCGATTCATAAATTTGCACCGTGGCACTTGTTTTCTGGCTTCCCGAGGTTAGAGGGTCGAGAGGGCTTTTTCCTGGAGGTTGGCGCCCCCCTGTCTTGCAACGTCACCGCTGCTGTTGAATACACGGGCGATTTTGAATTAGCGCCCTGCCTCCTGCCCCTTTCCAACCCACGGCAGGTAACCGGAATATCTGTGAACAGAGGCTTGGCTTACAACCGTCATTTCCAGGCTTTGACAGGCCTTACCAGGTCCCCTTGAATCACGCCAGATTACGCCAATGGCCAGATTACAGTTCAACCTGTAGAATAGCTATCCCCTGTATCCGGCGTAAGGTTGAATCACAACCTATCTGCACCAATAGCCGCTGATCTTTTGCTACGCGTATTTGTAAACGCAAACCAACACATTTGACTTTCAAGCAACAGATTTATCAACTGATTGGAGTCGATTAGAGATTAAAAAATGAGCTTTGCATACATTCTTCCTGTTTTTCGTCAAGCAAGAAAGCAAGTTAACCGGTTTGAACCGGATATACTATTCCAAATTCTTATCATTCCGGCCGAAACCCGAGCTCCTGTCTTCAGCCAGAATCTCAGCATAGATGTTAGACAAGGGCACCAAACGCGCCTTGCCAAAAGGCGGAGCTGCTTCAATGATGAGGATTTCAAGACGTCCGCGAGCGTCTCAAAGATAATCCCAAGATAACCCACCACCATGCGTAGCGACTGAAGATCAAACAGTGGCGCGAAAGCGCGAGAGACATCATGTGCGCCTTGTTTCGGACATTTACCATTCTAGGTCATGATGGCATGGACACACGGAAAGCGGATCTGTAAATTTTCTCCGCTGTTTGCCCAGCGCAAATATGGCGATCCTTGATTGCGATGTTTTTGCAGAGAAAAATGTAACTGGATGGAACGAGTGATGCAGGTCCTCATCCACACGCCTCTTTGTGAACAGCGACTTGGTTCTGCAATCAATTGCTCAATGATTACGACTGGCCGGAGAAGTGTTCAGTCGAGGCGGGTGAACTGATTAAGACATAACAAAAATTATTACGTTATCTTGCATCCGGCACGTGCATCAAAATCTTCGCCGATCCGAGATCTGTGTGATTTGGGATGAGCCAACAGTTCGCCCGTTTGCACACACCCCTGCCGCCTGCCAGTGCCACCCAACATGTTTTGATAGAGAATCAAAGACTATATTTATGCAATCCACATACTACCGATGGTGAATTATATTGAGTGACAAAAATTGGGAGGAGTGAACGCACAACAGAGGTATCTTATGAGGTATGTTATTTCTAAAATTACGATGCAGATCAGGTTAAAGTGGTCCCTAAACTCGACAGTGCACGCCGCTACCGCGAGTTGGTTCAAGGGTGCCTGTGTTGACAATGTCGAGATCCGTGGGATCCCGAAGCGAGAGTACTATACATTTAGATTCGAAGCTGTCGGTTTACTAACATCTAAAGCCTAGTGAACACTTGAATAGATTTGTTTTCAGGGTTACATACCTTGTTGGCCAGGCCCTGGGGTCCGATCGAGGTTGCCATTTAAGGCCATTTAATATTTGCCGATGCGCATCGTCGGAAGTCCCTTTATATGTTTCCTACTGAACACTAGGGAGACACCCTTTCCTCCGCATATCTCGGTTCTACTACTCCTCTAATGTCCTCAAAAAGAGGGCGCAAAAGAAACGACAATCTTCCTCCGAACCGTGCTAGAGATGTCCAGCGTGCTTTCCGCGCCCGACGCGCTGCTCATCTTCAGGTATGAAATTCCTTTCCCCACCATATGTGAAATTTCATTAACCATACGTCCATACTTCCTCCAATTCATTCCGCTTTCAGGCCTTGGAGCAGAGGGTGTCAGAGCTCGAGGAAGAGAATGGTTGTCTCCGTCAGGCGTTAAATCTTCCACCATCAAATCGAATACCTCTGGGTAAAGGTCCCACCGGCAAAGACAAGGCGAAAAATTACGATACAGGAAGCGCAGGAGGAAGCCAGTCGTTGGGATTCCACTCAAGTCGCGAATCGTCCTCCCCCGAGTCTCCTAGGTCGCGTGGAAGCTCGCAGTCGCCTTCGACGATGACGGTTTCTATGTCTGGTTCTTCACGCCCCATGACGGTTATTGAGCCCAACTCCTGGTCCGATTCCATGCTGCTGAACGACCACCAGCAGCATCACCAGCAACATCAGCATTCCGACGTCGCTGGCCCTTCGGATTCTGGCTACCACATCGCGTCTGTCTCAGCTCCTTTACCACTCAAGGCTCTTCAATATCCTTACAACGGCGCGACCAATAGCAATGGGTTCCAGCCAGCACCACGTCCGTTATCGAGCAATCTGTACACCGGAAGTCCCAGCAATTATTCGCACTCCTCCGACCGTCCCATAACCAACAACTACGGCAGTCAAAACTTCAATGTTCGTACTGAAATTCGCGAGGAACCCCGTCAACAATATAACTATGCCCAATCCTTCCCCTCTCACGACCCCAACATGCACAGCCAaactccgcctcctcctaaCATCACCTCGCAGCCTCACTCTCATCATAATACCAACAACCCACGCGATTCGCCCCTTCCTTACCCACATAGACGATCTCTAACTGATCCCCAGGGATTTTCTATCGGGCAAGGTTTCCCTCATCTCCCTAACCCCGCTCAACTCCAACACACATCGAGGACCCCCGATTATTTGCGTCAGCAGGATAATATTCATCTGACAGCCCCCTCTCGCTCTGGACCATATGGACCTGATGGTCGTCTCAACCCTGTCCCTTGACATAATAATTTAACTCGCTCCTTTCCAGTTTTATGACTTTTTCCCTTACGTCTCTCGGACTCGTCCCACCAGACGCCAATCTAACGAAACAATTCTGTATCGCTATTGCAACCAAAGACCCTCGGTCCTATCTTCGGCCATATACCTAGATATGTACTAGCATCTTACTTTACATCCTTAACTTACATCGCCTTCTTCCGAGCGTAGTTTGGAAGAAAGCATGATTATTCAATTCCTTGTTGTGCTCATGGATTTACGTTCTCCCACCTATTCAGCAGTCGAAGGTATTGTCTATCAAAACCTGGGGGGGCCGTGTGGCGTCGATAGGTCCATCGATCTATTATTCGCTCTCAAGGACACGGCTACTTTCTCTTCGCGGTTCCTAGGTATACACGTGGATCAACGACCAGCCATCTAGCCGACGCTGGCCACCTCCATAAAATTATCTTTGCTGAAATATCTGCGCAACATTACTCATTGGTGTTCCCCCTGTCTAGCTACAGATGCTATCTACCCGCGGCCAGATTTTGCCCGACGCAAGGCGTTACACAAATTGCTGACATGTACGAGACTGAGGGG
Coding sequences within it:
- a CDS encoding 25S rRNA (cytosine-C(5))-methyltransferase rcm1, with the translated sequence MNFYFEAAKTLDRIDAKEGSIKGIIATLPEKDRKRTAALVIETLKFKAVLLEVIEKAKLMKEERKLTSKNLALILVHDLLLARGIQAGDGPLKQAVLRHKTRLHGEFQKIKIKRGATSNEQLAHNGDERAGLGTLEEAIQSLKSRGFELSDPFSSKKGFSKDAHVPNLLLFHPSTTFQTDPLYTSGKIILQDKASCFPALVLSPPATEESVVIDATAAPGNKTSHLSALMKNRGKLFAFERDRKRFTTLKMMLSKAGCSNALPINADFLTTDPQDPQFSNVTHIGSGIVNRLDHLIETEIENDADKEERLDKLAAFQLMMIKHAMRFPNVKKIVYSTCSIHATENERVVCNALESEEAVAGSFQLAPQTEVLPTWPRRGYPEEMTSSPDQASSLVRCLPGEDATNGFFVSCFIKVQDTTSKRKLDADDDVEEVLTQKAHKKKKKRRKTANKSE
- a CDS encoding Branchpoint-bridging protein, with the protein product MWKPATRQITGTNDVPLGSRRRFGPAPVDDAPAPQLAQPSPSVYPRSHNQDESPGKRGRDESPVNGDPKVDPNAPRKRRSRWGDAKTEIPGLPTAISAAGVSQAQLDNYAIHLRLEEINRKLRLNDFIPPERERSASPPPTYDAHGRRTNTREVRYRKKLEDERIKLVDRAMKNDPNFRPPVEYHQQKRSQRPSDKVYIPVKEFPEINFFGLLVGPRGNSLKKMERESGAKISIRGKGSVKEGKARPDQYADDAEEDLHCLVLGDTEEKVAACVKMINKVIETAASTPEGQNDHKRNQLRELAALNGTLRDDENQICQNCGGVGHRKYDCPEQRNFTANIICRVCGSAGHMARDCTVNKDPNAQAVSINGPSQALSRTGFDSEYASLMAELGENAGPGDPGKTPWDAPSMGHDITAGGSNIPPWRRPESWIQPANNQQNQGFRPPQAYAGGYTGAPGGYGGAAGGQWAGYAAGGYQQPQDYANYAPYYQGQYAQ